The Pyrococcus horikoshii OT3 genome includes a window with the following:
- a CDS encoding 30S ribosomal protein S14, translating to MAKADYNKRKPRKFGKGARRCIRCGQYGPIIRIHGLMLCRHCFREVAPKLGFRKYE from the coding sequence ATGGCGAAAGCTGATTATAATAAGAGAAAACCTAGAAAGTTTGGTAAGGGTGCGAGAAGATGTATTAGGTGCGGTCAATATGGTCCTATTATTAGGATTCATGGTTTAATGTTGTGCAGGCACTGCTTCAGAGAGGTAGCACCCAAGCTTGGCTTCAGAAAGTATGAGTGA
- a CDS encoding NAD(P)/FAD-dependent oxidoreductase — MIGIIGGGIIGIATAYELAKLGEEVIVFEKRYFGSGSTFRCASGIRAQFTDEANIRLMKYSIDKWKKLSEELEYEVMFQQTGYLFLATSEEEVKAFKRNIKLQNKFGVPTKLITPEEAKEIVPPLNADAFLAGAWNPEDGKASPFHTLYGYKRAGEKLGVRFYPYTEVIGIKKNDKWIIKTTRGEFRVDVIVNATNAWGRRINSMIGKDIVPIKPFKHQLVKTEPIERGQIEPLVCPPAWSDSYVIQDGEDGGVICGTALEYKGNPDDVTPTYDFVKEALKWAVKIVPALKHVHIIRQWAGYYAKTPDNNPAIGELEEDFYVAIGFSGHGFMMAPAVSQALAEKIVKGKTKVPLDWEWFDPYRFERGELRSSAFQIG; from the coding sequence ATGATAGGTATAATTGGAGGAGGAATCATTGGAATTGCAACGGCTTATGAGCTTGCAAAGCTTGGAGAAGAAGTAATAGTCTTTGAAAAGAGATATTTCGGCTCAGGTTCCACATTCAGATGTGCGAGCGGAATAAGAGCCCAGTTCACGGATGAAGCAAACATAAGACTCATGAAGTACTCTATAGATAAATGGAAAAAATTAAGTGAGGAGCTAGAATATGAAGTAATGTTCCAACAAACGGGTTATCTGTTTTTAGCAACTAGCGAGGAGGAAGTTAAAGCGTTTAAGAGGAATATAAAGCTTCAAAATAAATTCGGTGTTCCAACAAAGCTAATAACTCCAGAGGAAGCCAAGGAAATAGTTCCTCCATTAAATGCAGACGCATTCTTAGCGGGAGCTTGGAACCCAGAAGATGGAAAGGCCAGCCCATTTCATACTCTCTATGGGTATAAGAGGGCTGGAGAAAAGCTAGGGGTTAGGTTTTATCCGTATACGGAAGTTATTGGAATCAAGAAAAATGACAAATGGATCATAAAAACGACGAGAGGAGAGTTCAGGGTAGATGTAATTGTTAATGCAACTAATGCCTGGGGAAGAAGGATAAACTCAATGATAGGCAAGGATATAGTTCCGATAAAACCATTCAAGCACCAGCTTGTCAAAACAGAACCAATAGAAAGAGGACAAATAGAACCCCTTGTCTGCCCTCCAGCTTGGAGTGACAGTTATGTGATCCAAGATGGAGAAGATGGGGGAGTGATATGCGGAACTGCATTGGAATACAAAGGTAATCCAGACGATGTAACTCCAACTTACGACTTCGTTAAGGAAGCGCTGAAGTGGGCCGTGAAGATAGTGCCAGCCTTAAAGCATGTTCACATCATAAGACAGTGGGCCGGATACTATGCAAAAACTCCAGATAACAATCCAGCGATAGGAGAACTTGAAGAGGACTTCTACGTGGCGATAGGCTTCTCAGGTCATGGCTTTATGATGGCCCCAGCAGTTTCACAAGCGCTCGCCGAGAAGATAGTAAAGGGGAAAACAAAGGTTCCTCTTGACTGGGAGTGGTTCGATCCGTATAGATTTGAAAGAGGGGAACTCAGATCCTCGGCTTTCCAGATTGGATGA
- a CDS encoding 50S ribosomal protein L6, producing MPVDAWIREEIEIPEGVEVSVQDYNVKVKGPKGEVEKKLFWPGVKIFVEDGKVVIYKDFPRRKDVAIVRTFKAHINNMIKGVTEGFTYKLKVVYSHFPITVKVQGDEVIIENFLGEKAPRRAKILPGVTVKVKGQEIIVEGIDKEATGQTAANIEQATRITKWDRRVFQDGIYIVEKAGKPITF from the coding sequence ATGCCAGTTGATGCATGGATTAGGGAGGAAATTGAAATTCCAGAGGGCGTCGAGGTTAGTGTTCAGGATTATAATGTTAAAGTTAAAGGACCAAAGGGAGAAGTTGAAAAGAAGCTATTTTGGCCTGGAGTAAAGATATTCGTGGAAGATGGGAAAGTGGTAATATACAAGGATTTCCCCAGGAGAAAAGACGTAGCTATAGTTAGGACGTTCAAGGCCCATATAAACAACATGATAAAGGGAGTCACAGAAGGCTTTACGTACAAGCTTAAGGTTGTCTACAGCCACTTCCCAATAACGGTGAAAGTTCAGGGTGATGAAGTTATAATAGAGAACTTCCTGGGCGAGAAAGCTCCAAGAAGGGCTAAGATACTACCTGGGGTCACCGTGAAGGTCAAGGGTCAGGAAATAATAGTTGAGGGGATTGATAAAGAAGCTACCGGTCAAACCGCTGCAAATATAGAGCAGGCCACTAGGATCACAAAATGGGATAGAAGAGTATTCCAGGATGGAATTTACATAGTTGAGAAAGCCGGAAAGCCAATAACTTTCTGA
- the secY gene encoding preprotein translocase subunit SecY, producing MGARDVIYAMEKWFPEVERPKKHVPLKEKFVWTGLALVLYYVLAEIPVYGIPKKIQDYFQFLRVVLAGRNGSILTLGIGPIVTAGIILQLLVGSELIRLDLANPEDRRFYQALQRVFSVFMCFFEAAIWVLGGAFGRVGVDVTYTIATLMIIQLALGGIILIVLDELVSKWGIGSGISLFIAAGVSQRILTRSLNPLTDPNIIDPLTGKPAIVGAIPYFIQHILDGDLKGALYRGGSAPDMIAVTATIIVFLVVVYFESMRVEIPLGYRGVTIRGRYPIKFLYVSNIPIILTFALYANIQLWARVLDRFGHPWLGRFDPVTGNPIGGFVLYVIPPRNIFTVIDNPVRAIIYLILTIIFSLLFGFLWVELTGLDARTIARQLQRAGLQIPGFRRDPRTLERVLQKYIPYVTFWGSLTVALISVLADFLGALGTGTGILLTVGILYRFYEEIAREQITEMFPALRRLFKG from the coding sequence ATGGGAGCAAGGGATGTAATTTACGCGATGGAAAAATGGTTTCCAGAAGTCGAAAGACCAAAAAAGCATGTTCCCCTAAAGGAGAAGTTTGTTTGGACTGGACTTGCCCTTGTGTTATACTATGTACTCGCCGAAATTCCAGTTTATGGCATCCCTAAAAAGATCCAAGATTACTTCCAATTTTTAAGAGTAGTTCTTGCAGGTAGGAATGGATCAATTTTGACCCTGGGAATAGGTCCAATAGTTACCGCGGGTATAATCCTTCAGCTTTTAGTCGGTTCTGAGTTAATAAGGCTTGATCTGGCGAATCCTGAAGATAGAAGATTTTATCAAGCGTTGCAAAGGGTATTTTCTGTGTTCATGTGTTTCTTCGAGGCCGCTATCTGGGTGTTAGGTGGAGCATTTGGTAGGGTAGGTGTCGATGTAACCTATACGATTGCTACATTGATGATAATACAATTAGCTCTTGGTGGTATAATACTTATAGTGTTAGATGAGCTCGTAAGTAAATGGGGAATAGGTAGTGGAATAAGTTTATTTATAGCCGCTGGAGTTTCTCAGAGAATATTGACAAGAAGTTTAAACCCCCTGACAGATCCTAATATAATAGATCCTCTAACAGGTAAGCCGGCAATAGTTGGAGCTATCCCATACTTCATCCAGCACATTTTGGATGGCGATCTCAAGGGAGCACTTTACAGAGGTGGTTCTGCTCCAGACATGATAGCTGTCACGGCAACCATAATCGTGTTCCTCGTGGTAGTGTACTTTGAGAGCATGCGTGTTGAAATACCTCTTGGATATAGAGGGGTCACCATAAGGGGCAGATATCCAATTAAATTCCTCTATGTTAGTAACATTCCGATAATATTAACTTTCGCTTTGTATGCAAATATACAGCTTTGGGCTAGGGTGTTAGATAGATTTGGACATCCCTGGTTAGGTAGATTCGATCCAGTAACGGGTAATCCTATAGGAGGATTCGTGCTGTATGTAATTCCACCGAGGAACATATTCACGGTTATAGATAATCCAGTAAGGGCAATAATTTACCTGATACTAACTATAATATTCAGCCTGCTCTTTGGATTTCTGTGGGTAGAATTAACGGGTCTTGATGCAAGAACGATAGCAAGGCAGTTGCAGAGAGCAGGTTTGCAAATCCCAGGATTCAGGAGGGATCCAAGAACTTTGGAGAGGGTGTTGCAAAAATACATTCCTTATGTAACGTTTTGGGGATCTCTAACAGTTGCCCTGATATCAGTCTTGGCTGATTTCCTGGGAGCTTTGGGAACTGGAACAGGAATCTTACTGACGGTAGGTATCCTCTACAGGTTCTATGAAGAAATTGCAAGAGAACAGATAACGGAAATGTTCCCAGCCTTGCGGAGGCTATTCAAAGGATGA
- the rpsE gene encoding 30S ribosomal protein S5 — protein sequence MSQDWKEYAKRVLDEWQPRTKLGMLVKEGQITDIHEIFRRGYQIKEPEIIDVLLPEVNARENQEIIDIALTVRMTDSGRRVRFRVLAAVGNRDGYVGLGIGHGREVGIAIRKAINYAKLNIIEIKRGCGSWECRCRRPHSVPFAVEGKEGSVRVRLIPGPRGLGLVIGDVGKKILRLAGIQDVWSQTFGETRTTVNFAKAVFNALYNTNRVVVTPEMIERYGIVVGRAMPTSFTLE from the coding sequence ATGAGCCAAGATTGGAAAGAATATGCAAAGAGGGTTTTAGATGAGTGGCAACCGAGAACAAAGCTTGGCATGCTCGTTAAGGAGGGCCAGATAACTGACATTCATGAGATATTCAGAAGGGGTTACCAGATCAAGGAACCTGAAATAATTGACGTCTTGTTACCTGAAGTAAACGCTAGGGAGAACCAGGAGATCATAGATATTGCATTAACGGTTAGAATGACTGACAGTGGTAGAAGGGTAAGATTTAGGGTTCTCGCGGCCGTTGGGAACAGGGATGGTTACGTTGGCTTAGGAATAGGACACGGAAGGGAAGTCGGAATTGCAATAAGGAAGGCCATAAATTACGCTAAACTGAACATAATCGAGATAAAGAGAGGTTGTGGTTCCTGGGAGTGCAGATGTAGAAGGCCTCACTCGGTACCATTTGCAGTGGAGGGTAAGGAGGGAAGTGTAAGAGTTAGGCTAATTCCTGGGCCTAGAGGTCTCGGTCTCGTTATAGGTGACGTCGGGAAGAAGATCTTAAGATTGGCTGGAATTCAAGATGTCTGGTCTCAAACATTTGGTGAAACAAGAACTACAGTAAACTTTGCAAAGGCGGTATTCAATGCACTTTATAATACCAATAGAGTAGTTGTTACACCTGAGATGATCGAGAGATACGGAATAGTCGTTGGTAGGGCAATGCCCACCAGCTTCACCTTAGAGTGA
- a CDS encoding (2Fe-2S)-binding protein: MKIVCRCNDVTLEEIEKLIDEGVTDLEELRRLLRIGMGPCQGRTCIPIVISILARKTGKKPEEISLPNARFPIRPVRIEAFIEEEDEK; the protein is encoded by the coding sequence ATGAAGATAGTTTGTAGATGTAACGATGTAACCCTAGAGGAAATTGAAAAGCTCATAGATGAAGGAGTCACTGATCTAGAGGAATTGAGAAGACTCCTCAGGATTGGAATGGGCCCTTGTCAAGGTAGAACTTGCATACCTATAGTAATTTCAATCTTAGCCAGAAAGACCGGAAAGAAGCCGGAAGAAATTAGTTTGCCAAATGCTAGATTTCCGATCAGGCCTGTTAGGATTGAAGCTTTCATTGAGGAGGAAGATGAAAAATGA
- a CDS encoding EMC3/TMCO1 family protein, translating into MLEGIYLALDKMFGPMLRNTHPMWVVTVSGVILGAFFVLLNYFLVDQEKMKRLQKMAKELQEEFKKARESGDEKKLRKLQQKQLELLRLQNELMKDAFLKPMLITWPIIIIFWGWLKRWYFETAIVKYPFNFFLFDIFHKMYHSALKPDELGYFGWYFLTSYVVGTILRKVLDMA; encoded by the coding sequence ATGCTTGAAGGTATATACCTTGCACTCGATAAGATGTTTGGACCAATGCTCAGGAACACTCATCCCATGTGGGTAGTCACGGTATCTGGGGTGATTTTAGGAGCTTTCTTCGTTTTGCTTAATTACTTCTTGGTTGACCAGGAAAAGATGAAGAGACTTCAAAAGATGGCGAAAGAGCTCCAGGAGGAGTTTAAAAAGGCTAGGGAGAGTGGTGATGAGAAGAAGTTGAGAAAGTTGCAACAGAAGCAACTTGAGTTGCTAAGACTTCAAAATGAATTAATGAAGGATGCATTCCTCAAGCCTATGCTAATAACCTGGCCGATAATAATAATATTTTGGGGTTGGCTGAAGAGATGGTATTTTGAAACAGCCATAGTAAAGTATCCATTCAACTTCTTCCTGTTCGATATATTTCACAAGATGTATCACTCAGCGCTAAAGCCGGATGAACTGGGATACTTTGGCTGGTACTTCCTAACTAGTTACGTTGTAGGTACCATATTAAGGAAAGTCTTAGACATGGCATGA
- a CDS encoding 50S ribosomal protein L30, producing MAKLAVIRIRGRVNVKRPVRDTLAMLRLHRVNHCVIVDDTPSYLGMLQKAKDYITWGEINAETLAKLIRKRGKLIGNKPVTDEYVKEKLGMTIEEFAQKVINGEMSLKDLPNLKPVFRLHPPRGGFKGSKKRSFQEGGALGYRGEKINELIERML from the coding sequence ATGGCAAAACTCGCAGTGATAAGAATAAGGGGTAGAGTCAATGTTAAGAGGCCAGTCAGAGATACCTTGGCAATGCTGAGACTTCACAGGGTTAATCATTGTGTTATAGTCGATGACACGCCTAGTTACCTTGGTATGCTTCAAAAGGCTAAGGACTACATTACATGGGGTGAAATAAACGCTGAAACTCTCGCAAAGTTAATCAGAAAGAGGGGTAAATTAATAGGGAACAAGCCAGTGACCGATGAATACGTTAAGGAGAAGCTTGGTATGACCATAGAGGAGTTTGCTCAGAAGGTAATAAATGGGGAGATGAGCCTTAAAGACCTACCGAATCTAAAACCTGTCTTTAGGCTTCATCCACCAAGGGGAGGATTTAAGGGAAGTAAGAAGAGATCATTCCAGGAAGGAGGGGCCCTCGGTTATAGGGGCGAGAAAATAAATGAATTAATTGAGAGAATGCTCTGA
- a CDS encoding FAD-dependent oxidoreductase, whose product MRINEHPILDFEKKRKRKVTIYYKGQPIEAYEGETIAAALHAAGIRVLNYSRVRKRPRGLFCAIGKCSSCLMTVNGIPNVRTCITLVEDGMKIEENKPILPANINKKDKKKRAKIVKGDIIVVGGGPAGMMAAISASDTGAKVILIDESPMLGGQLVKQTHKFFGKRDQFAGIRGIKIAEILRREIEKRENIKAYLRTSAVGIFQDGEEKLVIGVRKENELIEFKGKAVIVATGAMEKTIPFENNDLPGIYGAGAIQTLMNTYGIKPGEKALIVGAGNVGLILAYQLLQANVQVQAIVEAMPKIGGYFVHAAKVRRLGVPILTRHTILKAEGEEKVERAIVAEIDENWNPIPGTEKIFDVDLIAIAVGLRPSIELLQQAGCQIKYVRELGGHVPVRDRWMETTVKGIFVAGDTAGIEEATTAMLEGKIAGLAAALRLGIAGEEWVKEIEKTEKELEEFRSGPFGRRVIEGIKKLLEGSK is encoded by the coding sequence GTGAGAATCAATGAGCATCCTATTTTAGATTTTGAGAAAAAGAGGAAAAGAAAGGTCACCATTTACTATAAAGGACAACCAATAGAAGCGTACGAGGGGGAAACAATAGCCGCGGCCCTTCACGCTGCTGGAATTAGGGTCCTAAATTACTCGAGGGTTAGAAAGAGGCCAAGAGGACTATTCTGCGCTATCGGGAAGTGCTCCTCATGCTTAATGACAGTTAATGGCATTCCAAATGTAAGGACATGCATAACTTTGGTCGAAGATGGGATGAAGATAGAGGAAAATAAACCCATTCTTCCCGCTAATATAAATAAAAAAGACAAGAAGAAAAGGGCAAAAATTGTCAAGGGAGATATAATAGTAGTGGGAGGTGGCCCTGCTGGGATGATGGCAGCAATAAGCGCCAGTGATACCGGAGCAAAGGTTATTCTCATTGATGAAAGCCCAATGCTCGGGGGTCAACTAGTAAAGCAAACTCACAAATTTTTCGGGAAGAGAGATCAATTTGCAGGCATAAGGGGAATTAAAATAGCAGAAATCCTAAGACGAGAAATAGAGAAAAGGGAAAATATAAAGGCATACTTGCGGACTTCGGCCGTTGGAATATTCCAAGATGGAGAGGAAAAGCTTGTAATTGGAGTTAGAAAAGAAAATGAATTAATAGAATTTAAGGGAAAGGCCGTTATTGTCGCAACTGGGGCAATGGAGAAAACAATACCATTTGAAAATAATGATTTACCCGGAATCTACGGAGCTGGGGCCATTCAAACGCTTATGAACACTTATGGAATTAAGCCTGGAGAAAAAGCACTCATTGTTGGGGCCGGAAACGTCGGATTAATTTTAGCATATCAACTCCTTCAGGCGAACGTTCAAGTACAAGCTATAGTTGAAGCTATGCCTAAAATTGGTGGATACTTCGTTCACGCAGCAAAAGTTAGAAGATTAGGTGTTCCAATTCTAACAAGGCATACCATTCTAAAAGCTGAGGGAGAAGAGAAAGTTGAAAGAGCCATTGTTGCCGAGATAGATGAGAACTGGAACCCTATCCCAGGAACTGAGAAAATTTTTGATGTTGATTTAATAGCCATAGCCGTAGGTCTTAGACCGAGCATAGAGTTACTTCAGCAAGCTGGCTGTCAAATAAAGTACGTAAGAGAACTTGGAGGTCACGTACCAGTTAGAGACAGATGGATGGAAACAACTGTCAAAGGAATTTTCGTTGCTGGAGATACGGCAGGAATTGAGGAAGCAACAACTGCAATGCTCGAAGGGAAAATAGCAGGATTAGCCGCAGCATTAAGACTCGGAATAGCCGGGGAGGAGTGGGTAAAGGAAATAGAAAAAACCGAAAAAGAGTTGGAGGAATTCCGTTCCGGACCTTTTGGGAGGCGTGTTATTGAAGGTATAAAAAAGCTCCTGGAGGGTTCTAAATGA
- a CDS encoding 50S ribosomal protein L32e produces MNEREFKRLLKVRARLKRKKPRFLRQEWWRYPKFKNDPKWRRPKGIDSKMRLKLKGKPRSPSIGWSSPRLVRGLHPSGYEEVLIHNVKELERLDPRRQAARIAHTVGKKKRIEILKRAEELGIKVLNPRL; encoded by the coding sequence ATGAATGAGAGGGAGTTTAAGAGGCTCTTAAAGGTGAGGGCGAGGCTCAAGAGAAAGAAGCCTAGATTCCTGAGGCAAGAGTGGTGGAGGTATCCCAAGTTTAAGAACGATCCTAAATGGAGGAGGCCCAAGGGTATTGACAGTAAGATGAGGCTTAAGCTTAAGGGTAAGCCAAGATCCCCTAGCATAGGTTGGAGCTCTCCGAGGTTAGTCAGGGGATTGCATCCAAGTGGTTATGAAGAAGTTCTCATTCACAATGTCAAGGAGCTTGAAAGACTAGATCCCAGAAGGCAAGCGGCAAGGATAGCTCACACAGTTGGCAAGAAGAAGAGAATTGAGATATTGAAGAGAGCTGAAGAATTGGGAATCAAAGTCCTTAATCCTAGGTTGTGA
- a CDS encoding uL15m family ribosomal protein — protein MIRRRKKVRKLRGSHTHGWGCKKKHRGGGSKGGRGMAGTGKRNKSKWTWTIKYAPDHLGKRGFSRPPEVQRDVRIVTLKFIDEHLEDLLQMGIAYEEEGKIVVDTTQFADKVLGTGRLTRPLTIKAKAFSAKAEEKIKAAGGEVILA, from the coding sequence ATGATAAGGAGGAGAAAGAAAGTTAGAAAGCTTCGTGGAAGTCACACTCATGGATGGGGATGTAAGAAGAAACACAGAGGAGGAGGTAGTAAAGGCGGCAGAGGGATGGCAGGAACGGGGAAGAGAAACAAAAGTAAATGGACGTGGACAATAAAGTATGCTCCTGACCATCTGGGGAAGAGAGGGTTTTCAAGACCTCCAGAAGTTCAGAGAGATGTGAGGATCGTTACCCTGAAGTTCATCGATGAGCATTTGGAGGATCTGTTGCAGATGGGAATTGCATACGAGGAGGAAGGTAAAATAGTCGTTGATACAACGCAATTTGCAGACAAGGTCCTGGGGACTGGAAGGCTTACGAGACCTCTAACCATTAAGGCTAAGGCTTTCTCGGCTAAAGCAGAAGAAAAAATTAAAGCAGCTGGAGGGGAAGTAATACTAGCTTAA
- a CDS encoding adenylate kinase, with protein sequence MPFVVIITGIPGVGKSTITKLALQRTRAKFKLINFGDLMFEEALKLKLVKHRDEMRKLPLEVQRELQMNAAKKIAEMAKNYPILLDTHATIKTPHGYLLGLPYEVIKILNPNFIVIIEATPSEILGRRLRDLKRDRDVETEEQIQRHQDLNRAAAITYAMHSNALIKIIENHEDKGLEEAVNELVKILDLAVKEYA encoded by the coding sequence ATGCCCTTTGTAGTCATTATTACGGGCATTCCAGGAGTCGGGAAAAGCACTATCACTAAATTAGCATTACAGAGGACTAGGGCAAAATTTAAACTCATAAATTTTGGTGATCTCATGTTCGAGGAGGCTTTAAAATTAAAATTAGTTAAGCATAGGGATGAGATGAGAAAATTACCATTAGAGGTTCAAAGGGAGCTTCAGATGAATGCTGCCAAAAAAATAGCTGAAATGGCTAAAAATTATCCGATTCTCCTTGATACGCATGCAACGATAAAGACCCCTCACGGTTATTTATTGGGACTTCCGTATGAGGTTATAAAGATTTTAAATCCAAATTTCATCGTTATAATCGAAGCTACTCCTTCCGAGATCCTTGGAAGGCGACTTAGAGATCTTAAGAGGGATAGAGATGTTGAAACAGAAGAGCAAATTCAAAGGCATCAAGATTTAAATAGGGCCGCTGCGATAACTTATGCAATGCATTCAAATGCACTAATTAAGATAATAGAGAACCATGAGGATAAAGGTTTAGAGGAGGCTGTTAACGAACTCGTGAAAATACTAGATTTGGCGGTGAAGGAATATGCTTGA
- a CDS encoding 4Fe-4S dicluster domain-containing protein: protein MSEIPNYLKYGYITPEELFSIIPKPSEKRLRERPVAVPECPQRIPCTPCKEVCPTNAIKMDNPNDIPIVDYEKCIGCSLCVQVCPGLAFFMIHYVGDKARITLPHELLPLPERGEEVILLNRKGEEVGRGRVITVVPREKTKGDTPIVTVEVPLELAWDVRAIKVVRE, encoded by the coding sequence ATGAGTGAGATACCCAATTACTTGAAGTATGGATACATAACTCCCGAAGAGCTATTTTCAATAATTCCAAAACCAAGTGAAAAGAGACTAAGAGAAAGGCCTGTTGCAGTCCCTGAATGTCCTCAAAGGATTCCCTGCACTCCCTGTAAAGAGGTCTGCCCAACGAATGCCATAAAGATGGATAACCCGAATGATATTCCTATAGTTGATTACGAAAAGTGCATTGGCTGTTCTCTCTGTGTCCAAGTATGCCCCGGACTAGCGTTCTTCATGATTCATTACGTAGGGGATAAAGCCAGAATAACCTTACCCCATGAGTTGCTCCCCCTACCAGAAAGAGGAGAAGAAGTTATTCTCCTCAACAGGAAAGGAGAGGAGGTTGGAAGGGGGAGAGTCATCACGGTCGTTCCCAGGGAAAAGACAAAGGGAGACACCCCGATAGTTACCGTAGAGGTACCACTTGAACTTGCATGGGATGTTAGAGCTATTAAGGTCGTGAGAGAATGA
- a CDS encoding 50S ribosomal protein L18: MAHGPRYRVPFRRRREGKTNYRKRLKLLKSGKPRLVVRKSLNHHIAQIIVYDPKGDRTLVSAHTRELIRDFGWKGHCGNTPSAYLLGLLIGYKAKKAGIEEAILDIGLHPPVRGSSIFAVLKGAIDAGLNVPHSPEIFPEDYRIRGEHIAEYARMLKEQDEDRFRRQFGGYLEKGLDPEKLPEHFEEVKARIIEKFESEGARE; this comes from the coding sequence ATGGCTCACGGTCCTAGGTATAGGGTTCCCTTCAGGAGAAGGAGAGAAGGGAAAACTAACTATAGAAAGAGGCTGAAGCTACTTAAATCAGGTAAGCCTAGGTTAGTTGTCAGAAAAAGCCTCAATCATCATATTGCTCAAATAATAGTTTACGACCCAAAGGGAGATAGAACCTTAGTTTCAGCCCATACTAGGGAGCTAATAAGAGATTTTGGATGGAAGGGGCATTGCGGAAATACTCCATCGGCTTACCTCCTGGGTTTACTGATCGGTTATAAAGCGAAGAAGGCAGGTATCGAAGAAGCAATCCTTGATATAGGGTTGCACCCTCCAGTTAGGGGGAGCTCAATATTCGCTGTACTTAAAGGTGCCATAGATGCCGGTCTTAACGTTCCTCACAGTCCAGAGATATTTCCAGAGGATTACAGAATAAGAGGAGAGCATATAGCTGAATACGCTAGGATGCTTAAGGAACAGGATGAAGATAGATTTAGAAGGCAGTTTGGTGGTTACCTTGAGAAGGGTCTCGATCCTGAAAAGCTTCCTGAACATTTTGAAGAGGTTAAGGCGAGAATAATTGAGAAGTTTGAAAGTGAGGGGGCGAGAGAATGA
- a CDS encoding 30S ribosomal protein S8, whose amino-acid sequence MTLLDPLANALSHITNSERVGKREIYIKPASKLIGEVLRVMQKYGYIGEFEFIDDGRAGVYRVQLLGRINKAGAIKPRFPVKATEYEKWEKRFLPAFEFGILIVSTSQGVMSHKEARDRGIGGRLIAYVY is encoded by the coding sequence ATGACGCTACTAGATCCACTTGCGAATGCCCTTTCCCACATAACAAATAGTGAGAGGGTTGGAAAGAGAGAGATATACATAAAGCCAGCTTCAAAGCTCATCGGAGAAGTGCTAAGAGTGATGCAAAAGTACGGATATATCGGGGAATTCGAGTTCATAGACGACGGAAGGGCTGGCGTTTATAGGGTTCAGCTATTAGGTAGGATAAACAAGGCGGGGGCTATAAAACCAAGATTCCCAGTTAAAGCCACTGAATACGAGAAGTGGGAAAAGAGATTCCTCCCAGCATTCGAGTTTGGAATCCTAATAGTTTCAACTTCCCAGGGAGTTATGAGCCACAAAGAGGCTAGAGATAGGGGAATTGGTGGAAGGTTAATAGCATACGTCTACTGA
- a CDS encoding 50S ribosomal protein L19e: protein MNTLKMQRRIAAELLKCGENRVWIDPEKVDEVASAITREDIRRLIKEGVIRKKPIEGQSRYRARIRHEQKKKGRHRGPGSRKGKKTARMGKKELWIKTIRALRRELRKLKEQKKIDRKTYRMLYIRAKGGQFKNKHQLYLFLEEHGLLKK from the coding sequence ATGAATACCTTGAAAATGCAGAGGAGGATAGCTGCTGAGCTCCTGAAGTGTGGCGAGAATAGGGTGTGGATCGATCCTGAGAAGGTTGATGAAGTTGCTTCCGCGATAACGAGGGAAGATATTAGGAGGCTTATTAAGGAAGGGGTCATAAGGAAAAAACCCATAGAGGGGCAGAGCAGATATAGGGCTAGGATAAGGCATGAACAGAAGAAGAAAGGGAGACACAGAGGTCCTGGAAGTAGGAAAGGTAAGAAGACGGCAAGAATGGGTAAGAAGGAGCTTTGGATTAAGACGATAAGGGCCCTTAGAAGAGAACTTAGGAAGCTCAAGGAGCAAAAGAAAATCGATAGGAAGACGTATAGAATGCTCTACATAAGGGCTAAGGGAGGTCAATTTAAGAACAAACACCAGCTCTATCTATTCCTTGAGGAGCATGGTTTATTGAAGAAGTGA